The Nostoc sp. PCC 7524 nucleotide sequence AATTCATGACAACAATTGGCGAGAAAAATATGTCTGTGACTGCTAGTGGTTTTTGGGGATTGAAATATCGGCAATCTTGGCAAGCTTCCTATATTTGGCAGAAAGAAAATAATGATTCTTGGTATCCGAAAGCATCATGGAAGATAAATGCAACAGAAAATATATCAGAAGGATGGACAAGTTCTTTAAGTGATTCTCCAGATGCCATTCGTAAATCTTTAAGGCACACTGTTTACCTGAAGTTAGTAGCAAGTAATCTTGCAAAAGCAGCTTATAGCGATGAAGAGACACCAAGAGTAGAATTTGATGGGTCTTCACTAGCACCAACTTTAGATTTTTTGCGTGATGAAGCTCCAGACAAATTTGAATTAATAGAAGAAAATCTAAGTAAGATTGTACCAAATGTACTAAAAATTGGCATAAAACGAGCAAAAGTGCCAGTAGTTCGCAAACGTTTAATTGAAGTGGATGGTAAACCTATTTCCTATGAAGAAACTCAGGAAATGACAGGACAAGAAGTTATATTAAACATGAATACAGGCGAGCGTATTCCTGCTCATGCAATTAGCGAAGGTACAATATTAACTTTGGGATTATTAACTGTATTGATGAATCCTAATCAACCTAATTTAGTTTTACTAGATGATGTGGAACAGGGACTTCACCCCAAAGCTCAACGCGAATTAATGACTGTGTTTAAAGAAATTATTGCAGATAATCCAAATCTACAAATTATTTTTTCTACTCATTCACCATATATTGTTGATGAGCTTGTTCCTTCTCAAGTACATATATTAAATAACAGTAACTCAGGTTTCACAGTTTCTAAACGCTTAGATGAACATCCTGATGTGGAGTGGGCAAAGCAAACCTTAACAACTGGTGAATTTTGGGATGCTGAGGGTGAAGAATGGGTTGTGGAAGGAGAAGTGAGTGATTGAGTTCATTGTCATAGTTGAAAGTGGTGCAGATTTTAGAACTGCTACTAAATTAGCCGAGCGTGTTTTATTAGAAAAAATTAATTGGTTAGAACCTGAGCTAATACAACATATATTTCAATGGAGAGGATTAGAGGAAGAAACAGAATATTCCTGCTGGAGAGACATTCTTAAAATTATTGATGATGCCCAAGAAAAGCTAAAATATAAACCTTCAAGATTTCTAGGTCATGATAGTAATGGTGTCCCTTTTAAAGCTGATGGAGCAGCATCTATTAAGGTGCTTAATTTAATTAGGTTTTTGCAAAGAACACGACATATTAAGGCTGTTTTATTGATCCGTGATTTAGACAACCAACCAGAACGAAGAGAAGGGATTGAACAAGCACGTTCTCAACATATCGAGCTACAGCCAAAACTAGGAATTATAATTGGTACGGCTAACCCAAAACGTGAAGCATGGGTTTTAAATGGATTTATTTCTTCTAATCAGCAAGAAGAACAACTTTTAGAAGCAATCAGAACTAAACTGAGTTTTGATCCTTGCATAGATTCACACAGACTACGCTCTACTTCACAGGAAGAACCTGAACGAATTAGAAATCCAAAAATAGTAGTTGAACAACTAACAGGTAATAAGATGGAACGTGAATGTCTGTGCTGGGAAGATACCAGTTTAGAAATTTTACGCGAAAGAGGTGTGCATACTGGTTTGGACGACTATATTCGTGAAATTGAGCAATACTTGACTTTAATTATAGAATGATGAGCTTGGAAGACAAGCGATCGCTCAATATAATAAGGATAAAGTTGCA carries:
- a CDS encoding AAA family ATPase — translated: MLEKVVLHNFKSHKYTELNFDSSRLYGLVGKNSAGKTSVLQALHNLSRLANFDSSFARIFQHDKSPQFMTTIGEKNMSVTASGFWGLKYRQSWQASYIWQKENNDSWYPKASWKINATENISEGWTSSLSDSPDAIRKSLRHTVYLKLVASNLAKAAYSDEETPRVEFDGSSLAPTLDFLRDEAPDKFELIEENLSKIVPNVLKIGIKRAKVPVVRKRLIEVDGKPISYEETQEMTGQEVILNMNTGERIPAHAISEGTILTLGLLTVLMNPNQPNLVLLDDVEQGLHPKAQRELMTVFKEIIADNPNLQIIFSTHSPYIVDELVPSQVHILNNSNSGFTVSKRLDEHPDVEWAKQTLTTGEFWDAEGEEWVVEGEVSD